From a region of the Eretmochelys imbricata isolate rEreImb1 chromosome 6, rEreImb1.hap1, whole genome shotgun sequence genome:
- the CFL2 gene encoding cofilin-2 isoform X1: MASGVTVNDEVIKVFNDMKVRKSSTPEEIKKRKKAVLFCLSDDKKQIIVEETKQILVGDIGDTVEDPYTAFVKLLPLNDCRYALYDATYETKESKKEDLVFIFWAPESAPLKSKMIYASSKDAIKKKFTGIKHEWQVNGLDDIKDRSTLAEKLGGNVVVSLEGKPL; this comes from the exons ATG GCTTCTGGAGTAACAGTGAATGACGAAGTTATAAAGGTTTTTAATGACATGAAAGTAAGGAAATCTTCAACCccagaagagattaaaaaaagaaagaaagcagttCTTTTCTGCTTAAGTGATGACAAAAAACAGATAATTGTAGAGGAAACAAAGCAGATATTAGTTGGTGATATTGGCGATACTGTGGAAGACCCCTACACAGCCTTTGTGAAGTTGTTACCGTTGAATGATTGCCGATATGCTTTGTATGATGCCACATACGAGACAAAGGAGTCTAAGAAAGAAGACCTGGTATTTATATTCTG GGCTCCGGAAAGTGCACCTTTAAAAAGCAAGATGATCTACGCAAGCTCTAAagatgccattaaaaagaaatttacAG GTATTAAACATGAGTGGCAAGTAAATGGTTTGGATGATATTAAGGACCGTTCAACACTCGCAGAGAAATTGGGAGGCAATGTGGTAGTTTCACTTGAAGGAAAACCCTTATAG
- the CFL2 gene encoding cofilin-2 isoform X2, with amino-acid sequence MKVRKSSTPEEIKKRKKAVLFCLSDDKKQIIVEETKQILVGDIGDTVEDPYTAFVKLLPLNDCRYALYDATYETKESKKEDLVFIFWAPESAPLKSKMIYASSKDAIKKKFTGIKHEWQVNGLDDIKDRSTLAEKLGGNVVVSLEGKPL; translated from the exons ATGAAAGTAAGGAAATCTTCAACCccagaagagattaaaaaaagaaagaaagcagttCTTTTCTGCTTAAGTGATGACAAAAAACAGATAATTGTAGAGGAAACAAAGCAGATATTAGTTGGTGATATTGGCGATACTGTGGAAGACCCCTACACAGCCTTTGTGAAGTTGTTACCGTTGAATGATTGCCGATATGCTTTGTATGATGCCACATACGAGACAAAGGAGTCTAAGAAAGAAGACCTGGTATTTATATTCTG GGCTCCGGAAAGTGCACCTTTAAAAAGCAAGATGATCTACGCAAGCTCTAAagatgccattaaaaagaaatttacAG GTATTAAACATGAGTGGCAAGTAAATGGTTTGGATGATATTAAGGACCGTTCAACACTCGCAGAGAAATTGGGAGGCAATGTGGTAGTTTCACTTGAAGGAAAACCCTTATAG